The Candidatus Methanoplasma cognatum genome contains the following window.
GAGCCGCAGTTCCTGCAACCTATGATGTCCTTTTCAAAAATGCGGACCTCTTCCGCCTCCGCATCATTCCCGATGCTGCTGAGGAACCGTTTCACGAGCTCGGATGTGTTGCCTCTGGTTCTGGGGGATCCGTTGATAATAAGCACTTTCATACTTCTTGTTACAGTTTCAGAGTATTTATCGGTTTATGAGCGACGGGGTCCGTATTCAGTGAACTTTGTCCTTCAGTCTTGAGAATGACGCGCACTGAACCGCCATAACGGCTACCCCGATGTCCAGCGGGTCGTTTATTATCGTCCCCGCTTTTTTAATCCCCAGTCCGTCAAACGGGAAAGGTATTCCGGGCGAGGATATTATCGCCCCTTCTTTCACAAATCTCCCGTCGATCGCGCCGGGTGACGAATTCAGCACAAGGTCATGCGCAATGAGCGCGTTGTTAACATCAGCGGCCATTTTGACAGGAACACGTTCTGAAAGCTCTTTCATCCTTTCTTCGTCGATGTCGTAGACTGTGACCGTCGCGCCCATTCCTATCATCATTTCTGCGGCTATGCTGCCTACCCTTCCGATGCCGAGCACCAGAACCTCTTTCCCCGCAAGCCCTCCCGCCGCCCCCTTAAGGGCCGAAACATAACCGGCGGCGGTCGCGAAGGAATTGTTGGAGAATTTACCGTTCCTCGTATTGATCGCTATGAATTTGATATCATCTGCCATGAATATCATCTCTGCCTCTGCCGAAAGGGCCTCCGCAAGCCCTGTCACGTCTGCGGCCTCGGTGATGAAAGCCTCCATTCCGAGCCTCCGAACTATCTCAGCGACAGATTCCGAGAATTTTGTTATTATCCCCTTTCCTGACGTCACCGGCACTATGCCGACCTTGATGCCCTCAAGATCGATCATATCGGGGGTGATGCCCACCGCATCGCATGCCAGTTCCACTGTGTCCATCCCCGTAAGGTAGATCAGCATCTCATTAGCGCTGTCGAGCGACCTTATTATGTCCTTTACCATGTCATCTGTTAATCTTGTCATCACATCATCCCCGGTGATCTGTCGATATACTCTTCCAACTCACACTCTTCCATCGCATTGCTGATGAATCTCTTTCTCTTTTCCAGGACCTCGGCCGCGTTCTTTCCTTTGTTGATGACTGTTGCTCTCCATACATCCTTTCCGGGAGAGTAATCGGTTATCGCTTCGTCCGATCCGAAGAACCTCTGTTCGAACCTGGGCCCTTTGATCTTACCGAAGGCCTTTTCGCCGCATGTGAAAAGGTTATTGTTTTCCACCAAGTAGTGCTCATACGCGGAGCACTCGTTCCTGCTCGCTCTTCCCGTGCTCTTTCCTGTTGCCGAGAACACGAATTCTTCCAGCAGGTTGATGTCTGTGGCCGCCCACACCGCGGCGGGGGTCTGGCTCGGGATGCGCGCATCTATTTCCAGCACTCTGAGCCCCTTTTTCGTATAGATCGCCTCCACATCCATGAGTCCGCTGAGGCCTATGCCGTCCGCGACCCTCCTTCCTATGTCCGCAAATAAAAGGTCATCATCTTTCGGCAGGATATCGGGCTCGCAGAGGACCATTTTGCAGTCGTAGTTACTG
Protein-coding sequences here:
- the pylD gene encoding 3-methylornithyl-N6-L-lysine dehydrogenase PylD, whose amino-acid sequence is MTRLTDDMVKDIIRSLDSANEMLIYLTGMDTVELACDAVGITPDMIDLEGIKVGIVPVTSGKGIITKFSESVAEIVRRLGMEAFITEAADVTGLAEALSAEAEMIFMADDIKFIAINTRNGKFSNNSFATAAGYVSALKGAAGGLAGKEVLVLGIGRVGSIAAEMMIGMGATVTVYDIDEERMKELSERVPVKMAADVNNALIAHDLVLNSSPGAIDGRFVKEGAIISSPGIPFPFDGLGIKKAGTIINDPLDIGVAVMAVQCASFSRLKDKVH